The Sphingosinicellaceae bacterium genome includes the window GAGCTGGCGTACGATGTCCGCCGCGTCGACCTGATGAAGGGCGAGCAGAAGGAGCAGTGGTTCCTCGACATCTGTCCGAACGGCCGCATCCCGGCGCTGACCGACGACGACTTCGCCATTTTTGAGAGCGGCGCGATCCTGGTCTATCTCGCCGAGAAGACCGGGCAGTTGATGCCGACCAACGCGCACGGACGCTCGAAGGTCATGCAGTGGCTGATGTTCCAGATGGGCGGCGTCGGCCCGATGATGGGCCAGGCCAACGTCTTCTTCCGTTATTTCCCCGAGAAGATCCCCGCTGCCATTGCGCGCTACCAGGGCGAATGCCGGCGGTTGTTCACAGTTCTGGACACCCAGCTCGGCAAGACCGAGTTCCTGGCAGGTGACTATTCGATCGCCGATATCGCCAACTGGTGCTGGACCCGCACCGCGAGCTGGTCGGGCGTCGACGTCGACGGCCTGCCCAACCTGACCCGCTGGCACGCCGCGATCGCCGCGCGCCCCGGTGCGCAGCGCGGCATCGTCGTCCCGGAGGATGCCTCGCTCCGCATGAAGGAAGGCGACGCCGCGAAGAAATTCGCCGAGAACGCCCGCAATATCGTCGAGATGGGCAAGCCGGCGGCCTGATGGTCTGGGTCGCCGTCGCTGCGACCATTGTCGCCTTCCTGCTCGGAAGATTGGCGCGCAGGACGCGTCGTCGCATCGGCAACACCGCACTCCAATCGCCGGTGCACCGGCTGCGCCCGGGGATCGACGTACCACGGCAGTGGCATCCGGTGAGGCCGCAAGCAGCGGGCGACATGTGGGTTCTGGGCGCCAGTGCTGCTCTACTCGCGGAGCGGGAGCATCGGCGGAACGCTGTAGAGGATAGCGGCGCTGCTTTCAGCGACAGCGAGGAAAGCGATACCAGG containing:
- a CDS encoding glutathione S-transferase N-terminal domain-containing protein, giving the protein MTLTLYTAATPNGYKVSVALEEMELAYDVRRVDLMKGEQKEQWFLDICPNGRIPALTDDDFAIFESGAILVYLAEKTGQLMPTNAHGRSKVMQWLMFQMGGVGPMMGQANVFFRYFPEKIPAAIARYQGECRRLFTVLDTQLGKTEFLAGDYSIADIANWCWTRTASWSGVDVDGLPNLTRWHAAIAARPGAQRGIVVPEDASLRMKEGDAAKKFAENARNIVEMGKPAA